The proteins below are encoded in one region of Bremerella sp. P1:
- a CDS encoding outer membrane beta-barrel protein: protein MTSWIYARLALLAGLSLCLASRATYAQEVKRLDSGDNWNINWQEVHDPRAHWILFEEYEGPVEIGGWASAGFTANGFGNRSGNGNAPLPFNNVSDSPVFNQVWLYAEKPINTEDRCLDWGVRLDYVFGADGPDFQTSGDQGWDFGWNTSRDYGSSIPQLYAEVGTDQWTMTVGYFLGLQGFEAGQSIDNFFYSHNYAFGYGVPGTHSGVLVSSALTDEITIDAGWSMGWNSWWSNYLGASMFIGGISWYPTDDLSLTYHVSAGDLGDGTAKDGVPSSEGLLYAHAIIFTYDVTERTTFVIENTVGSNTGIGDGNNHWYSLTGYLYYEINDCWETGLRLDWFQDTDGQRVAVNGAGAGSYYEATLGLNWFPNEFVTIRPEVRYDWFEGQGQPFNSNNGGVSGSSTYLLTVGLDCVFTF from the coding sequence ATGACGTCTTGGATTTATGCTCGCCTCGCATTGCTAGCAGGGCTAAGCCTTTGCTTGGCCTCTCGCGCTACATATGCGCAAGAAGTGAAGCGGCTTGATAGCGGTGATAACTGGAACATCAACTGGCAAGAGGTCCACGATCCGCGAGCCCACTGGATATTGTTCGAGGAGTATGAAGGGCCTGTGGAGATCGGTGGCTGGGCGTCGGCCGGCTTTACCGCCAATGGATTTGGAAATCGCAGCGGAAACGGCAACGCTCCGCTTCCGTTTAACAACGTCTCCGACTCGCCTGTATTCAACCAGGTTTGGCTTTACGCTGAAAAACCGATCAACACCGAGGATCGTTGTCTGGACTGGGGTGTTCGCCTCGACTACGTCTTTGGTGCCGATGGTCCCGATTTCCAAACAAGCGGTGACCAAGGGTGGGATTTCGGTTGGAATACATCGCGCGACTACGGTTCGTCCATCCCGCAGCTATACGCGGAGGTCGGTACTGATCAGTGGACGATGACCGTTGGCTACTTCCTCGGCCTACAAGGATTCGAGGCCGGCCAATCGATTGACAACTTCTTCTACTCGCACAACTATGCGTTCGGTTACGGTGTGCCTGGGACGCACTCGGGTGTACTAGTAAGTTCGGCCTTGACCGATGAGATCACAATCGATGCCGGCTGGTCGATGGGCTGGAATAGCTGGTGGTCGAACTATCTTGGCGCTTCGATGTTCATCGGGGGCATTTCCTGGTACCCGACTGACGACCTGTCGTTGACTTACCATGTTTCCGCCGGTGATTTGGGGGACGGAACCGCCAAAGATGGCGTACCCAGTAGCGAAGGGCTTCTCTACGCACACGCGATCATCTTTACATACGATGTCACCGAGCGAACTACGTTCGTTATCGAAAACACGGTTGGAAGTAATACAGGCATCGGCGACGGCAACAACCACTGGTATTCACTGACCGGCTACCTCTACTACGAAATTAACGATTGCTGGGAAACGGGCCTGCGACTGGATTGGTTCCAGGATACCGATGGTCAGCGTGTCGCAGTCAATGGTGCGGGGGCCGGGTCGTACTACGAGGCCACGTTGGGCCTCAACTGGTTCCCCAACGAGTTCGTCACCATTCGTCCAGAAGTTCGCTACGACTGGTTCGAGGGACAAGGCCAGCCATTCAACAGCAACAACGGAGGAGTCTCTGGCTCTTCGACCTACCTGCTGACGGTGGGACTCGACTGCGTCTTCACGTTCTAG
- a CDS encoding DnaB-like helicase C-terminal domain-containing protein — protein sequence MTGLQSHDEMCGGFLGSEMIILAGRPGEGKTVFGMQISKHAAMRGTKTLFVSLEMKDQELVSRMLCGMSGVNSLLIRNGTYTEDHTLQIEEASSTIGVLPLYVWDKAASTVAKIRAVAKQMKSDDSLDFLVVDYLGKVKPSDYRVSRVDQIGQIARDLKDLAKELDIPVLVLCQLNRGADDEVPKLKNLADSADVEREADVVLFLHPDRKSGRTKLIIAKHRHGETGLLEIQHDKRRMCFVEPEPDWVHDQEARAQHDFEQLQ from the coding sequence ATGACCGGTCTCCAAAGCCATGACGAAATGTGTGGTGGATTTCTCGGAAGTGAAATGATCATCCTGGCTGGCAGACCCGGAGAAGGGAAAACCGTTTTTGGTATGCAAATCAGCAAACATGCCGCAATGCGTGGAACAAAAACGCTGTTTGTTTCCCTGGAAATGAAAGATCAAGAACTAGTCTCTCGCATGCTTTGCGGAATGTCCGGCGTAAACTCGCTTCTGATTCGTAATGGCACATACACCGAAGATCACACTCTGCAGATCGAGGAAGCGTCGAGCACGATTGGCGTACTTCCGCTGTATGTCTGGGATAAGGCAGCATCAACAGTTGCCAAGATTCGTGCGGTTGCGAAACAAATGAAATCTGATGATAGCCTGGATTTTTTAGTGGTGGACTACCTCGGTAAAGTGAAACCATCCGATTATCGCGTGAGTCGCGTAGATCAGATCGGCCAAATTGCACGCGACCTGAAAGACTTGGCGAAAGAGCTTGATATTCCAGTGTTGGTTCTCTGCCAACTCAATCGCGGTGCGGACGATGAAGTGCCAAAGCTCAAGAACCTTGCTGATTCGGCTGATGTGGAACGCGAGGCCGATGTGGTTCTGTTTCTGCATCCTGACAGAAAGAGCGGCAGAACGAAGCTGATCATCGCAAAGCATCGTCACGGCGAAACGGGCCTGCTTGAAATTCAGCACGACAAACGGCGAATGTGTTTTGTCGAACCCGAGCCTGATTGGGTTCACGATCAGGAAGCACGGGCACAGCATGATTTCGAGCAATTGCAATAA
- a CDS encoding tyrosine-type recombinase/integrase encodes MAKTFSVWIARRYPNGQSKSGRTRWKTEAVKFQKEVNEGDRVMVFWKTADGKTGEKMMPSPYRAGFKEAATYRDKKTTELATLQEAVPEGKTAWKAFRTEFEKDKLQGTGSERKADLTVRDYNSLLNRVESILAPKCVEDLDDKGVANFRSKLMSQKAKQAKDGKLSPGSIAKNIRYLKAVLSYARRKGYRVANHVESVKTWPSDTRFFPDEALRKIFAVIDSAQRPALDAPYSCSAWWEGFLWIQRSNGLRLSEALNLKWEDVSLDQATLHIPFQKNGQATTLPLSEQTVSYLRKLVDLGETHVFPTGGLHEKSLYEEFHRLQALAGVHLRCLLASRDADHVCTPSCSFFGFHSLRKAFCSINAQNGMPLEVLCALARHSSVSVTQKYYLDAEALRLNAAGTLADPVFNTEEPAA; translated from the coding sequence ATGGCGAAGACATTTTCTGTTTGGATCGCAAGGCGATATCCAAACGGCCAATCGAAATCCGGCCGGACACGTTGGAAGACTGAAGCGGTCAAGTTTCAGAAGGAAGTCAACGAAGGCGACCGAGTGATGGTTTTTTGGAAGACTGCTGACGGGAAGACGGGCGAAAAAATGATGCCCTCACCTTATCGAGCGGGTTTCAAAGAAGCCGCCACGTATCGCGACAAGAAGACAACGGAGTTGGCAACGCTCCAAGAGGCTGTGCCTGAAGGCAAAACGGCCTGGAAAGCATTCCGAACGGAATTCGAGAAGGACAAACTTCAGGGAACGGGCTCCGAGCGTAAAGCTGATTTAACAGTCCGCGATTACAACTCACTGTTGAATCGGGTCGAGAGCATTCTCGCTCCTAAATGCGTCGAAGACCTCGACGACAAAGGAGTGGCCAATTTCCGCTCAAAGTTGATGTCCCAAAAGGCCAAGCAGGCTAAAGATGGAAAATTGAGCCCGGGCTCGATTGCGAAGAACATACGCTACTTAAAGGCCGTTCTTTCCTATGCACGCCGCAAGGGCTATCGAGTTGCCAACCATGTTGAGTCTGTAAAGACATGGCCGAGCGATACTCGGTTCTTTCCCGATGAAGCACTGCGAAAGATTTTCGCCGTCATTGATTCGGCGCAACGTCCGGCATTGGATGCTCCCTATAGTTGCTCTGCATGGTGGGAAGGCTTCCTCTGGATTCAACGCAGCAACGGGCTGAGACTTAGCGAGGCACTGAATCTGAAATGGGAAGACGTAAGCTTGGATCAAGCTACATTGCATATTCCGTTTCAGAAGAACGGGCAAGCAACGACTCTGCCTCTTAGCGAGCAAACTGTTTCTTACCTTCGAAAGCTAGTTGATCTCGGCGAGACTCACGTTTTTCCTACGGGCGGACTTCATGAAAAATCGCTCTACGAAGAATTTCATCGGCTACAAGCTTTGGCCGGGGTGCATCTTCGATGCCTCCTAGCAAGTCGGGATGCCGACCACGTTTGCACACCATCATGCTCGTTCTTTGGCTTTCACAGCCTTAGAAAAGCGTTTTGCTCGATAAACGCTCAGAATGGAATGCCGCTAGAGGTCCTGTGTGCGTTAGCAAGACACTCAAGCGTGAGTGTGACGCAGAAGTACTACCTCGATGCCGAGGCCCTGAGACTGAATGCCGCAGGCACTCTCGCTGACCCTGTGTTTAACACTGAAGAACCAGCCGCCTAA
- a CDS encoding GNAT family N-acetyltransferase, translating into MQTVDALVECPVPESFRVRQLAGMFDVPLEDKLTRHFQVELPSEEDNWQVGMIVGDSGSGKSTVARAAYGKRLVQRFAWKRDQALIDGFGASLSTRTITHALVAVGLSSPVAWCQPYHSLSTGQQFRADVARGMLSRGKLIALDEFTSVVDRTTARFGSLAIRRAIDRRQLTKKFVAVTCHHDVIGWLRPDWVLDMTSGKLTRRCLRQPNVELSIHRCSRERWPLFAPHHYLDGKLNPAARCYVGLVDGQPAVFAATLNNFRKNHLRISRLVTLPTYQGIGLGGRMLDELSSYLTEEGAICIHISGSHPAVIAHCNRSPSWEFRQLLKTGRQRSGMYRNNPHWKTSTGRAVATFRYASEPELN; encoded by the coding sequence ATGCAAACTGTTGATGCTTTAGTCGAATGTCCGGTGCCGGAGTCATTCCGTGTTCGGCAACTGGCCGGCATGTTCGACGTGCCGCTGGAAGACAAACTCACGCGTCACTTTCAGGTTGAGTTGCCGTCGGAAGAAGACAATTGGCAGGTCGGTATGATCGTGGGCGACTCGGGTAGCGGCAAATCGACCGTGGCCCGAGCCGCCTATGGAAAACGCCTGGTCCAGCGATTCGCTTGGAAGCGCGACCAGGCCTTGATCGACGGGTTCGGAGCATCACTCTCGACTCGCACCATCACGCATGCGTTGGTAGCGGTTGGTTTGAGTTCGCCGGTTGCCTGGTGCCAGCCATACCACTCGCTCTCGACGGGCCAACAGTTTCGGGCCGATGTCGCGCGCGGGATGCTCTCGCGGGGAAAACTGATTGCCCTGGACGAGTTCACCAGCGTCGTCGACCGCACGACCGCTCGCTTTGGTTCGCTGGCAATCCGCCGAGCGATCGATCGTCGGCAGCTTACTAAAAAGTTCGTAGCGGTGACATGTCATCACGACGTGATCGGGTGGCTGCGGCCTGACTGGGTGCTGGATATGACCAGCGGCAAGCTTACGCGGAGGTGTCTTCGGCAACCGAACGTCGAGCTTTCGATCCACCGCTGCAGCCGCGAGCGATGGCCCTTGTTTGCGCCGCATCACTATCTCGACGGAAAGCTCAATCCAGCGGCCCGTTGTTACGTAGGCTTAGTCGACGGCCAACCGGCGGTCTTCGCGGCCACGCTCAATAACTTCCGCAAGAACCATCTCCGCATATCACGCTTGGTGACCTTGCCAACCTATCAAGGGATTGGCCTGGGCGGGCGAATGCTGGACGAGCTTTCCAGCTATTTGACCGAGGAGGGAGCCATCTGCATCCATATCAGTGGAAGCCACCCTGCGGTGATCGCCCATTGCAATCGGTCGCCCAGTTGGGAGTTCCGACAGCTACTAAAAACGGGTCGCCAGCGAAGTGGAATGTATCGCAATAACCCCCACTGGAAAACAAGCACCGGGCGAGCCGTCGCGACGTTTCGCTACGCCAGTGAGCCCGAACTCAACTAG
- a CDS encoding DUF1559 domain-containing protein, whose protein sequence is MGRFNTMPDNRRGVSLIELVVVLGIVGLLLAILLPEVQAIRESGRKLTCQNNLRQIVLGIANHESAKGSLPSLYNGTPLPQPRSALDEFHFHSWRTVLLPQIEQTTLFDQVDIERFASDPANQTALNVDEPTYLCPSSHSYNRVVPDILSPPAEDGTPTLNIVGTAARSDYEVIGGVSFKPSGTTDLQNIKFGAWGEPRSYFSAARKNQYRQARLRDLSDGQSSTILVAERAGRPDWYRKGEPVDTYPYDDPTRGMDHHQAAWGISTHFWWLVVWHEQGINESNSNGIYSFHSGGANVVLADGSVRFLPESMDQETLNALVTRGGGDVAVVD, encoded by the coding sequence ATGGGGCGATTCAATACGATGCCGGACAACCGGCGCGGCGTCTCCCTGATCGAGCTGGTGGTCGTGCTAGGTATCGTCGGGCTGCTGCTGGCGATTCTGCTGCCTGAGGTTCAGGCAATTCGTGAGTCAGGTCGGAAGCTCACCTGCCAGAACAACCTCCGGCAGATCGTGCTGGGGATTGCCAACCACGAGTCGGCCAAGGGATCGCTACCGTCGCTCTACAACGGGACTCCTCTGCCTCAGCCGCGAAGTGCCCTGGATGAGTTCCACTTTCATAGCTGGCGAACGGTCCTGCTGCCGCAGATCGAGCAGACCACTCTTTTCGATCAGGTTGATATCGAGCGGTTCGCCTCTGATCCGGCCAACCAGACGGCGCTTAACGTGGACGAGCCGACCTATTTGTGTCCTTCATCCCATTCGTATAACCGCGTGGTGCCTGATATCCTCTCGCCGCCGGCCGAGGATGGTACGCCGACGCTGAACATCGTGGGCACGGCCGCGCGGAGTGATTACGAAGTAATCGGGGGCGTCAGCTTCAAGCCCTCCGGAACGACCGATCTACAGAACATCAAGTTCGGCGCGTGGGGCGAGCCGAGGTCTTACTTCTCCGCCGCGAGAAAGAACCAGTACCGCCAGGCCCGGCTTCGCGACTTAAGCGATGGACAGTCGAGCACGATCCTGGTGGCCGAACGTGCCGGTCGGCCAGACTGGTACCGCAAAGGTGAGCCTGTCGACACGTACCCCTACGATGACCCAACCCGCGGCATGGATCACCACCAAGCAGCCTGGGGCATCAGCACACACTTCTGGTGGCTCGTCGTCTGGCACGAGCAAGGGATCAACGAGAGCAACTCGAACGGCATCTACAGCTTTCACAGCGGTGGAGCCAACGTCGTACTAGCCGACGGCTCGGTTCGCTTTCTGCCTGAGTCGATGGATCAAGAGACCCTCAACGCCCTGGTCACGCGAGGCGGCGGCGATGTAGCGGTGGTGGACTGA
- a CDS encoding peptidase: MALPNRRQFLHASAAAATVAATPLFLNADSKSGSKALRVGSGEYVYECQHDWGELPESIQWGATHDVAIDADGLIYITHQSPAKGPMDAVVVFDADGKYVRSFGKEFHGGGHGLDLRNENGQEFLYLSDVKNRQIAKLDLAGEIVWTKGFPTESGKYPAANKYCPTNIALAADGGFYVGDGYGSSYVHQYDADANWVRSFGGRGTKPGELNCPHGLYVDTRAGREPSLCVTDRANNRLQYFTLDGKHLSYVDNLVYPSSLDVRGDVMLVGELDSRLTLLDKENNVLTYLDDDPAWRKAVNANGRKVRRNRDKWVDGKFVHPHGATFDANGNIYLAEWVVGGRVSLLKKVG; the protein is encoded by the coding sequence ATGGCGCTTCCCAATCGACGACAATTCCTTCACGCTTCCGCTGCAGCGGCGACTGTTGCGGCCACTCCCCTCTTTCTCAACGCCGATAGCAAATCGGGCTCAAAGGCGTTGCGTGTTGGTTCGGGCGAGTATGTCTACGAGTGCCAGCATGATTGGGGCGAGTTGCCGGAAAGTATCCAATGGGGCGCGACGCACGACGTGGCGATCGATGCGGATGGGCTGATCTACATCACCCATCAGAGCCCAGCCAAAGGCCCCATGGACGCGGTTGTGGTGTTCGATGCCGACGGAAAGTATGTTCGCTCGTTCGGTAAAGAGTTCCACGGCGGCGGTCACGGGCTCGACCTTCGTAACGAGAACGGCCAAGAGTTCCTCTACCTGAGCGACGTGAAGAATCGACAGATCGCCAAGCTCGACTTGGCCGGCGAAATTGTCTGGACGAAAGGTTTCCCCACCGAGTCCGGCAAGTACCCAGCCGCCAACAAGTATTGCCCTACCAACATCGCCCTGGCAGCCGATGGTGGCTTTTACGTCGGCGACGGGTATGGTTCGAGCTACGTGCATCAGTACGATGCCGATGCCAACTGGGTCCGCAGCTTTGGTGGCCGAGGTACGAAGCCTGGCGAGCTGAACTGTCCTCATGGTTTGTACGTCGATACGCGAGCAGGCCGCGAGCCTTCGCTGTGTGTGACCGACCGAGCCAACAATCGCCTGCAGTACTTCACGCTCGATGGCAAGCACTTGAGCTACGTCGACAACCTGGTCTATCCATCGTCGCTCGACGTGCGCGGCGACGTGATGCTGGTGGGCGAATTGGATTCGCGACTGACGCTACTCGACAAAGAGAACAACGTGCTGACCTACCTGGACGACGACCCCGCGTGGCGCAAAGCGGTCAACGCCAACGGTCGCAAGGTTCGCCGAAACCGTGACAAGTGGGTCGACGGCAAGTTCGTCCACCCGCACGGAGCGACCTTCGATGCCAACGGCAACATCTACCTGGCCGAGTGGGTCGTCGGTGGACGCGTCTCGCTGCTAAAGAAGGTTGGCTAA
- a CDS encoding dihydrolipoyl dehydrogenase family protein, whose product MPNLFDLIILGSGPAASRVATRCAQSGWKIAVVDPNPVGGTCALHGCNPKKVIVRAAELVDRAHRMAGNGTSLGAAEIHWPDLVNFKRTFTEPVTENRRSSYTELGIEIIQAKPRFTGPTTIEVGDRTIQANHIVIATGAVPRALSFEGSEYLTDSDRFLDLDYLPGRITLVGGGYIGFEFAHVAARAGTKVTIVDYGEPLASFDRDLVRHLIDCSEKIGIDVQTHTEVTKVERDDDGNFHVSTLGDNGIQSRETDLVVHSAGRVANVNGLNLEAAGIEYSDKGITVNDFLQSPTNTAVYAAGDVVASGLPALTPIANSQGIAVANSLLEGNLVKHETPPVPRAVYTVPSLASVGMTQAEANESQLDVKVNHDDWSHFSSMKKVGETHAMYKVLIDKHTDQIVGAHLLGPEAAELINVFAFAMKMKATIADLKAMPFVFPTLVSDIKSML is encoded by the coding sequence TTGCCTAACTTATTTGATCTAATCATTCTCGGGAGTGGCCCAGCCGCCAGCCGAGTGGCGACCCGTTGTGCTCAATCAGGCTGGAAGATAGCCGTGGTCGATCCGAATCCTGTCGGTGGTACCTGTGCGCTGCATGGCTGCAATCCCAAAAAAGTCATTGTCCGAGCCGCCGAACTGGTCGATCGAGCGCATCGCATGGCCGGCAACGGAACAAGTCTTGGGGCGGCTGAAATTCACTGGCCAGACCTCGTCAACTTCAAACGAACATTCACCGAACCGGTTACGGAAAACAGGCGAAGTTCGTATACCGAGCTGGGCATCGAAATCATCCAGGCAAAGCCACGATTCACCGGCCCAACAACGATTGAGGTTGGGGATCGCACGATCCAAGCAAATCACATCGTGATTGCCACCGGCGCGGTGCCCCGCGCGCTGTCTTTCGAGGGGAGTGAATATCTCACCGATAGCGATCGTTTTCTGGACCTCGACTACCTGCCAGGTCGCATCACGCTGGTAGGCGGCGGTTACATCGGCTTCGAGTTCGCGCACGTCGCGGCGAGGGCCGGCACGAAGGTTACGATCGTCGACTATGGCGAGCCGTTGGCCAGCTTCGATCGCGACCTGGTGCGCCACCTGATCGACTGCTCGGAAAAGATTGGGATCGATGTCCAAACGCATACCGAGGTCACGAAGGTCGAGCGCGATGATGACGGCAACTTTCACGTCTCGACATTAGGAGATAACGGTATCCAAAGCCGTGAGACCGATCTGGTCGTGCACTCGGCCGGCCGCGTTGCCAACGTGAATGGCTTGAATCTCGAAGCCGCAGGCATCGAGTACAGCGACAAGGGAATCACGGTCAATGACTTCCTGCAAAGCCCAACCAATACCGCGGTGTACGCCGCCGGTGATGTGGTCGCCAGCGGCTTGCCGGCCCTGACGCCCATCGCCAACTCACAGGGTATTGCCGTGGCCAACAGCCTATTGGAAGGCAACTTGGTCAAGCACGAGACCCCACCGGTCCCCCGGGCTGTCTACACGGTTCCATCGCTCGCATCCGTGGGAATGACGCAGGCAGAGGCCAACGAATCGCAGCTCGACGTGAAGGTCAACCATGACGACTGGTCCCACTTCAGCTCGATGAAAAAGGTCGGCGAGACGCACGCGATGTATAAGGTGTTGATCGATAAGCACACCGACCAGATCGTCGGAGCCCACCTGCTGGGGCCCGAAGCGGCCGAGCTGATCAACGTCTTCGCATTCGCCATGAAGATGAAAGCGACGATCGCGGATCTCAAGGCGATGCCGTTTGTCTTTCCGACGCTGGTATCGGATATCAAGTCGATGCTTTGA
- a CDS encoding RNA recognition motif domain-containing protein, with translation MGKKLYCGNLNYDVSSSDLEQMFGQYGMVESAQVITDRDTGRSKGFGFVEMNSDAEAQAAIDGLNESMQGGRALTVNEAKPRENRGGGGGGGRGYGGGGGRRY, from the coding sequence TTGGGTAAAAAACTGTACTGCGGAAATCTTAATTACGATGTCAGCAGCTCGGACCTGGAACAAATGTTCGGCCAATACGGCATGGTCGAAAGCGCACAGGTCATCACCGATCGCGACACCGGTCGCAGCAAAGGCTTCGGATTCGTCGAAATGAATTCGGACGCCGAAGCACAAGCAGCCATTGATGGCCTGAATGAGTCGATGCAGGGCGGACGTGCCTTGACCGTCAACGAAGCCAAACCTCGCGAAAACCGCGGTGGTGGCGGCGGCGGTGGCCGTGGTTACGGTGGTGGTGGCGGTCGACGCTACTAA
- a CDS encoding IS3 family transposase (programmed frameshift) produces the protein MPRRRFTPEQIIQHLREAEVLLSQDKTIAQACKAIGVTEQTYYRWRKEYGGIRTDQAKRLKDLEKENARLKRLLADAELDKAILKEAAFGKLLSPDKRRRIVEHVRDALGRARVSERRACRVLGQPRSTQRRARWIPDDEPRLVREMIELAEQYGRYGYRRITEMLRRKGWQVNHKRIERLWRREGLKVPQRQPKRRRLWLNDGSCVRLRPSQRDEVWSYDFVHHRTHDGRAFRMLTLIDEYTRECLAIDVARQLTSEDVLERLSDLFVRRGVPDFIRSDNGSEFTATKVRDWLERVEVNTLYIEPGSPWENGYIESFNGKLRDELLDRELLDTLLEAKVLIERWRVEYNTVRPHSSLGYRPPAPEAILPGEAASATLQHLPLEESLKTTT, from the exons ATGCCTAGAAGACGATTCACGCCGGAGCAGATTATCCAGCATCTCCGCGAAGCAGAGGTGCTTCTTTCTCAGGACAAGACGATTGCCCAGGCCTGCAAGGCGATCGGCGTCACGGAGCAGACGTACTACCGTTGGCGGAAGGAGTACGGTGGCATTCGTACGGACCAAGCCAAGCGGTTAAAAGATCTGGAGAAAGAGAACGCTCGACTGAAGAGACTCCTGGCGGATGCCGAGCTTGACAAGGCGATCCTTAAGGAGGCCGCTT TCGGGAAACTTCTGAGCCCGGACAAGCGACGGCGAATCGTCGAGCACGTGCGAGACGCCTTGGGACGCGCGCGAGTCTCGGAACGGCGGGCTTGTCGCGTGCTTGGGCAGCCGCGTTCCACGCAGCGCCGTGCTCGCTGGATTCCCGATGACGAACCTCGCCTGGTCCGGGAGATGATTGAGCTGGCCGAACAGTACGGTCGCTACGGCTATCGGCGAATTACCGAGATGTTGCGACGGAAAGGTTGGCAGGTGAACCATAAACGCATCGAGCGACTATGGCGTCGTGAAGGGCTGAAAGTACCGCAAAGGCAGCCTAAACGACGTCGCCTGTGGTTGAACGATGGTTCGTGTGTTCGCCTGCGGCCGAGTCAACGCGATGAGGTCTGGAGCTATGACTTCGTGCATCACCGAACGCACGATGGTCGAGCCTTCCGGATGCTGACACTGATCGATGAATACACACGTGAGTGCCTGGCGATCGACGTGGCCCGACAACTAACCAGTGAGGACGTCTTGGAGCGGCTTAGTGACCTGTTTGTTCGCCGAGGCGTGCCGGACTTCATCCGGAGCGACAACGGCTCAGAGTTCACCGCCACAAAGGTGCGTGACTGGCTGGAACGAGTCGAGGTGAACACCTTGTACATTGAACCAGGCAGCCCGTGGGAGAATGGCTATATCGAATCCTTCAACGGGAAGTTACGCGATGAACTGCTCGATCGAGAGCTCTTAGACACGCTCCTGGAGGCAAAAGTGTTGATCGAACGATGGCGCGTCGAGTACAACACGGTACGCCCGCACAGTTCGCTGGGGTACCGTCCACCGGCACCGGAGGCAATTCTTCCAGGGGAAGCTGCTTCCGCTACGCTCCAGCACCTTCCCCTGGAAGAATCCTTGAAAACTACAACTTAA
- a CDS encoding TVP38/TMEM64 family protein, with translation METAPNQLDAEARDQLHSPRQIESNPWLKTWAFRAAWVAGVALLVIVGVWQCSECFSLESLASHEGELRAFQSNHPYLLYGIVFVLYTIGFASGLPLAALMTIVVGWFFDFIPALILSSVGSSLGAALTFMTSRYFFRERMENWLGSTMEKFQSELEDSAAFYLFISRLIPQIPFVLVNLVMGLSPISLRTFFWVSQLSMLPVLIIFVWIGGSLPSLQTIADKGISSVLSWQLMLGIAAMGIVPLVIRLGLNYYQSRGENEEEAMEPA, from the coding sequence ATGGAAACGGCACCAAACCAACTCGACGCAGAAGCGCGCGATCAATTGCATTCGCCGCGACAAATCGAATCAAACCCTTGGCTGAAAACGTGGGCCTTTCGTGCCGCGTGGGTCGCTGGCGTGGCCCTCTTAGTTATCGTCGGCGTTTGGCAATGTTCCGAGTGTTTCTCGCTCGAGAGCTTGGCCAGTCACGAAGGAGAACTGCGGGCCTTTCAGTCGAATCACCCTTACTTGCTGTATGGCATCGTCTTTGTGCTTTACACCATTGGGTTCGCGAGCGGTTTACCACTGGCCGCCTTGATGACGATTGTGGTGGGTTGGTTCTTCGACTTCATCCCTGCGCTAATTTTGTCCAGTGTCGGTTCCAGTCTGGGTGCCGCTTTGACCTTCATGACCAGCCGTTACTTCTTCCGCGAACGAATGGAAAACTGGCTGGGAAGCACGATGGAGAAGTTTCAGTCGGAACTGGAAGATAGCGCGGCCTTCTATCTGTTCATCTCGCGTCTGATCCCTCAAATCCCCTTCGTCCTGGTCAACCTGGTCATGGGGCTCTCACCGATCAGCCTGCGAACGTTCTTTTGGGTTAGCCAACTGAGCATGCTTCCCGTGTTGATCATTTTTGTCTGGATCGGCGGCTCGCTACCGAGTCTGCAAACGATCGCGGACAAGGGAATCTCGTCGGTCCTGTCGTGGCAGCTGATGCTGGGCATCGCGGCGATGGGCATCGTGCCACTTGTGATTCGGCTTGGATTGAACTATTACCAGTCGCGTGGTGAGAACGAAGAAGAGGCTATGGAGCCGGCGTAA
- a CDS encoding TadE/TadG family type IV pilus assembly protein, with protein sequence MRRPKKKKRRGSVVVEFALLLPFLILIFVIGADWCRIYYAAHTVQDAARTGALGASGIAYQEHFLTEAQRQHRGTEEALRDSDNLSPKLNPGDVVVVTSDSEVSVTVTYNFETLTQWPGISGPIEIRRTVRMPVLPSSS encoded by the coding sequence ATGCGTCGCCCGAAAAAGAAAAAACGGAGGGGTTCTGTAGTAGTCGAGTTCGCTCTGCTGCTGCCGTTCCTGATATTAATCTTTGTTATCGGAGCGGATTGGTGTCGTATCTACTACGCGGCACACACGGTTCAAGACGCTGCTCGAACCGGGGCTCTGGGTGCCAGTGGCATTGCTTATCAAGAACACTTTCTGACTGAAGCTCAACGTCAACATCGTGGTACCGAGGAAGCACTTCGGGATAGCGATAACTTGAGTCCTAAGCTGAATCCTGGCGATGTCGTCGTCGTCACTTCGGACTCGGAAGTCTCCGTCACCGTTACCTACAACTTTGAAACGCTGACGCAATGGCCTGGGATTTCGGGGCCGATTGAAATACGCCGTACCGTCAGAATGCCTGTACTTCCCTCAAGTAGTTAG